In Arthrobacter alpinus, a single window of DNA contains:
- a CDS encoding LLM class flavin-dependent oxidoreductase, producing the protein MNTDSPFEIGIFTFGELTRDEHGHPMEAMARTHDILEWARVADESGLDVFGVGEHHREDFAVSSPAVVLAAAAAQTKNIRLTSTVTVLSSADPVRVFEDFATLDLVSAGRAELTAGRGAYLESFPLFGQELQRYDEYFEDKLELLLRIREENPVNWKGTTRPPLKNAGVWPRPVQHSLPIWAAVGGTPASAERAGRLGMPLYLAILGEPERFGPLAQLYRVAAQTAGRGTGRIGVTSHFYVEETSQGAKDTFFPHYSSYIEQNMPRAGRLDRPSFDAWASPRGALFAGSPAEIVDKILWEHEILGHSRFLAQVGLGGLSQTATLRSIELLATEVLPAVRAALKS; encoded by the coding sequence ATGAACACCGACTCGCCCTTTGAGATCGGAATCTTCACCTTCGGTGAGCTGACCCGTGACGAGCACGGCCATCCCATGGAGGCCATGGCTCGCACCCATGACATTCTCGAGTGGGCCCGCGTCGCCGATGAGTCCGGGCTGGACGTTTTTGGTGTGGGCGAACACCACCGCGAAGACTTCGCCGTCTCCTCGCCCGCGGTGGTACTCGCCGCCGCCGCTGCACAAACCAAGAACATCCGCCTCACCAGCACCGTGACGGTACTTTCCAGTGCCGATCCCGTTCGTGTATTTGAAGACTTTGCCACCTTGGATCTTGTCAGCGCAGGACGCGCAGAGTTGACCGCAGGCCGGGGCGCCTATCTGGAGTCCTTTCCGCTGTTCGGCCAAGAACTTCAGCGGTATGACGAATACTTCGAAGACAAGCTCGAGCTACTCCTGCGGATCCGTGAGGAAAACCCCGTCAACTGGAAAGGGACCACGCGCCCACCATTGAAAAATGCAGGGGTGTGGCCCCGACCTGTCCAGCATTCCCTGCCCATCTGGGCCGCCGTAGGGGGAACACCTGCCTCGGCTGAGCGGGCCGGGCGGCTGGGAATGCCGTTGTACCTGGCAATTTTGGGGGAGCCGGAACGATTTGGTCCCTTGGCGCAGTTATACCGCGTGGCCGCTCAAACCGCTGGCCGTGGCACAGGGAGAATCGGGGTCACCTCCCACTTCTATGTTGAGGAAACCTCGCAGGGAGCCAAAGACACCTTCTTCCCGCACTACTCGTCCTACATTGAGCAGAACATGCCCCGAGCTGGGCGGCTCGATCGGCCCAGCTTTGACGCCTGGGCTAGTCCGCGCGGAGCACTATTTGCGGGCAGCCCGGCCGAAATTGTAGACAAGATCCTGTGGGAACACGAAATTCTGGGCCACTCCCGATTCCTCGCGCAGGTGGGCCTGGGTGGCTTGTCTCAAACGGCAACCCTTCGCTCCATCGAACTGCTCGCCACGGAAGTTCTGCCAGCCGTTCGGGCCGCGCTGAAAAGCTAA
- a CDS encoding YdeI/OmpD-associated family protein has translation MNVLEFANAGEWEAWLETHHLQLGEAWLRIGKRNTERDLITIVDAGDVGLCFGWIDGQRKACDADSFLQRYSRRRAGSAWSQVNVERAQTLVAAGRMHPAGLEEIAHAQHDGRWENAYESQRTAQIPVELLAVLAANPHAHAAFEALGRSERYLLMLPLLKAYTAERKAAALTRVIGRLARE, from the coding sequence ATGAATGTGCTCGAATTTGCCAACGCGGGCGAATGGGAGGCCTGGCTGGAAACTCACCACCTCCAGTTGGGCGAGGCCTGGTTGCGCATCGGGAAGCGGAACACCGAACGTGACCTGATCACCATCGTTGACGCCGGCGACGTCGGGTTGTGCTTTGGCTGGATTGACGGTCAGCGCAAGGCCTGCGATGCGGACTCCTTTCTGCAGCGCTATTCACGCAGACGAGCCGGGAGCGCATGGTCCCAGGTCAATGTGGAGAGGGCACAAACACTGGTGGCCGCCGGGCGAATGCATCCAGCTGGTTTGGAAGAGATTGCTCACGCGCAGCACGACGGGCGCTGGGAGAACGCCTATGAATCGCAGCGGACCGCCCAGATCCCGGTCGAATTGTTGGCCGTTCTGGCCGCCAATCCTCATGCACATGCTGCTTTTGAGGCCCTGGGCCGCTCGGAACGGTACCTTTTGATGCTCCCACTGCTCAAGGCTTACACGGCAGAGCGAAAGGCTGCGGCACTGACGCGCGTCATCGGCCGCCTCGCCCGGGAGTAA